Proteins encoded within one genomic window of Bombus terrestris chromosome 11, iyBomTerr1.2, whole genome shotgun sequence:
- the LOC105665623 gene encoding nuclear pore complex protein Nup205 isoform X3, whose amino-acid sequence MYELNEFMALDLLCTAQLQMPHHPGLPRGLTAILLYYDGKKALTSTLRMLIQARMGHSWNIDAPIALLRHITEYTNKLQEDGLLDRILSLLEKMDPVKEQDLLEKNRALGGSKHRYMVMKLYNDSRQDLADILYLWSAQSSLPNPILFRLLSLLQTKQIDETYEGGMDKVTLAIIMSVLNAINFSSLHSHENGEELINSMPLIAERGAHDELYQKLISMNINWECAKLRGLIQFAFAVALTTIKTTANVQVLNITIEDERLLEAALTNKCFHFMAELLFRNKSIYYEEFYIRYFHSLISDFILLMPLKVKDLRSRVDESMRLIQAYQQEGIKPPLNLDNHFEYLMLTVAELYKEDPLKLELVMDYWCHHSSHDSTHASATTYINRLPSRQVALFKFVRLAGEILPAGLFVPYLKMIASLASSTQAARQAFNFLKPNGSSGSTTISWDHFFKSLSQYYDNLRKELPPSQDTVYRQRSHPKGITPEESKGLEAVLLVVQVIAKNDEISRIAICDHPGWKVLPSLIGLVSCGIPIPLKSVLIRTLAALARSPESSSTVWQSLEAAQILSTIPTISSYQPRGVQSELEEVESKNERYPLTRAMLELLDVLTDFPVLRLLGMGQRNPGFDPYLHFIINTVFLKFHTRSYKNPGEKWEVAEACLKIFSKLIKQYEPAVEDFIGCKMELQNGEVTIVNSAPGYHIMTQLHSKSELLHVILYILDKGCTHFDTYEQFPAKKNLENGTLYCLEILERGLKTQHNYMAQLAAAKSINKILTGLSRLLLEVDPQSKKPDYMINVAKYVSYSSWLPQHAFHAVGVIHEVTNEPGADSELLSTFTATPTLATNIRHGFVECLDADTTFDEDTENEKQYTGSCKERILLLMMQSIIRPTPNLSHYLLGFEITKDIRKTVLQQPGILGFPRTCLHSILGILEQSLERGRDKITEACYCFLHTLAVNNKTSVPVLRFLRTSVNQDFVQRHLTKLPFEGQNKATELGCMSWLLKIAAIELRVAGGSLQNSLVQRLVGNFGQEKGQIVPSQKLLMDLLHYIEFQLQLESPLSLDFFDPSQVEMVLGRCSVPVTLIGGPRLIDIKKLHSLITEELAVTQSSATATQRNLMQQEVQKILTYALKKNQTKLLSYATVKFVEGWCQTTEILFCVATNQQLPTPQKQNLLLNLSHDLLQKMTSCEALSEIKTLVSGTVLMLLVHLRNSFLTQIDNESFPSSPSNTTMMKIILSHILQWILNAGASSQKVITHLYAALLNFLCVVGLEKSESTNIIDLMYVSQLDSSVNRVMPVQERSHRYATIQVINSFGNKLMDILCHNCSGGHDVCKMLALSCLDKILELDYDNAWIIYLASRGYLKHMIDSLLESDNMLRCMLQPEPETLRPLYLYEAKMATFCRMASTRLGAESLLENRILSCMSNMIVFDRHPDVHIGFEGGDYSFIPSIGQRYQQIFLPALYLCDALLTTLGTENQSCAIQVCGFLQSHGDIVKIILQNAFSKANTLFLKEIACLTGVISRSANIDMYKLVDDELARSEFDDCKLGDISGMRELRAHLYELQRLMLSLLYKFQLQPAPVRLCHEKTEANQQHISCVQIVANIMLYTRNQMQHSRMDQKIRNVLFEPHLTLKPGGRENRMKDTSGGVHLGTIVDQLVSVTNLLHTELPHIDTLISKSAVIGEMSTTELKEYMSEEEAELDVQKQRIIVEQRLNRWVKEKRQTIKYCSLIIEHALYILWSHLDFYMIQVMSRYSRMQVSPAGIDEDMVAWKASSETLMELKQGLVSTFTDNFITQLLDTHNEYAKNTVDHSFVEALVRRIKRLLQFIIVQ is encoded by the exons ATGTATGAACTTAATGAGTTCATGGCATTAGATCTTTTATGCACTGCTCAACTACAAATGCCTCATCACCCTGGTTTACCTAGAGGATTAACagctattttattatattatgatgGAAAGAAAGCACTTACATCAACTTTAAGAATGCTTATACAAGCAAGAATGGGACATAGTTGGAATATTGATGCCCCAATAGCTCTTCTGAGACATATTACGGAgtatacaaataaattacaaGAAGATGGTTTATTAGATaggattttatcattattagAAAAAATGGATCCTGTGAAGGAGCAAGACCTACTAGAAAAAAATCGGGCATTAGGTGGATCAAAGCATCGATACATGGTCATGAAACTTTACAATGATTCTAGACAAGATTTAgcagatatattatatttatggtCTGCGCAATCTTCATTACCAAATCCAATCTTATTTCGTTTACTATCTTtattacaaacgaaacaaattgATGAAACGTATGAAGGTGGTATGGATAAAGTTACGCTTGCTATTATAATGAGTGTATTAAATGCCATCAATTTTAGCTCGTTACATAGTCATGAAAATGGCGAAG AATTGATCAATTCTATGCCATTAATTGCAGAAAGAGGAGCACATGATGAACTATatcaaaaattaatatcaatGAACATCAATTGGGAGTGTGCTAAATTACGCGGACTTATACAATTTGCTTTTGCAGTTGCTCTCACAACAATAAAAACTACAGCTAACGTACAGGTCTTGAATATTACTATTGAAGACGAGAGACTACTGGAAGCAGCTTTAACAAACAAATGTTTTCATTTTATGGCTGAATTATTATTTAGAAACAAGAGCATATATtacgaagaattttatatccGCTATTTCCATTCTCTTATTTCcgattttatattattgatGCCCTTAAAAGTTAAGGATCTACGGAGTCGAGTGGACGAATCTATGCGTTTGATTCAGGCATACCAGCAAGAGGGTATTAAACCACCCTTGAATCTAGATAATCATTTTGAATATCTAATGTTAACTGTGGCGGAATTGTATAAAGAAGACCCTTTGAAACTGGAATTAGTTATGGACTATTGGTGTCATCACTCCAGTCATGATTCTACGCACGCATCGGCTACTACATACATTAATCGCTTGCCATCTAGACAAGTTGCTctttttaaatttgtacgccTTGCTGGTGAAATATTACCGGCGGGATTATTTGTTCCATATCTTAAAATGATCGCATCTCTTGCATCTTCTACACAAGCAGCACGGCAAGCGTTCAATTTTCTTAAACCAAATG GATCTTCAGGATCAACAACAATTTCGTGGGATcacttttttaaatctttaagcCAGTACTATGATAATCTTAGGAAAGAACTACCTCCCAGTCAAGACACTGTTTACCGACAAAGGAGCCATCCCAAAGGCATTACACCTGAAGAAAGTAAAGGTCTTGAAGCAGTGCTGTTGGTCGTTCAAGTGATTGCGAAAAACGACGAAATATCAAGAATAGCAATATGCGATCATCCAGGGTGGAAAGTATTACCATCTTTAATTGGTTTAGTCAGTTGTGGAATACCGATTCCGCTGAAGAGTGTTTTGATACGAACACTCGCTGCGTTAGCTAGATCACCCGAAAGTTCATCTACCGTATGGCAAAGTTTGGAGGCTGCACAAATACTTTCAACTATACCAACGATAAGCAGCTATCAACCAAGAGGAGTTCAAAGTGAATTAGAGGAGGTCGAATCAAAGAATGAAAGATATCCATTAACACGAGCAATGTTAGAACTTTTAGACGTTCTTACTGATTTTCCTGTATTACGACTATTAGGAATGGGGCAGCGTAATCCGGGCTTTGATccgtatttacattttattattaatactgtctttttaaaatttcatacacGGTCATACAAGAACCCAGGAGAAAAATGGGAAGTTGCAGAagcttgtttaaaaatattttcaaagctTATCAAACAATATGAACCAGCTGTAGAAGATTTCATTGGATGCAAGATGGAGCTCCAGAATGGAGAAGTTACAATAGTTAATTCTGCTCCTGGTTATCATATAATGACTCAATTACATTCCAAATCCGAATTACTtcatgttatactatatattctTGATAAAGGTTGTACTCATTTCGATACTTATGAACAGTTTCCTGCTAAAAAGAATCTTGAAAACGGCACATTGTAttgtttggaaatattggaaagaGGATTAAAAACGCAGCACAACTACATGGCTCAATTAGCCGCTGCGAAAtcgataaacaaaattttgacCGGACTATCAAGATTACTTTTAGAGGTGGATCCACAGTCGAAAAAGCCTGATTATATGATCAATGTTGCTAAATATGTTTCGTATAGTTCTTGGCTTCCACAACACGCGTTTCATGCTGTCGGAGTTATTCATGAAGTGACCAACGAACCAGGAGCAGATTCCGAATTGCTTTCTACGTTTACAGCTACTCCTACTTTAGCCACAAATATCAGGCACGGTTTCGTGGAATGCTTAGATGCAGATACAACTTTCGATGAAGATACGGAAAACGAAAAGCAGTATACTGGTAGCTGCAAAGAACGTATTTTGCTTTTGATGATGCAAAGTATTATACGACCTACGCCAAATCTTTCTCACTACCTGTTAGGATTTGAGATTACCAAAGATATTAGAAAAACCGTTCTACAGCAACCTGGTATTCTGGGCTTCCCACGAACATGCCTGCATTCAATATTAGGAATTTTAGAGCAGTCTCTTGAACGTGGCCGTGACAAAATAACAGAAGCTTGCTATTGTTTCCTTCATACGTTAGCTGTGAATAACAAAACATCTGTTCCTGTATTGAGATTTTTGCGAACTAGCGTAAATCAAGACTTCGTACAAAGACACCTCACGAAATTACCATTTGAAGGACAGAACAAAGCAACAGAGCTTGGTTGTATGTCGTGGTTATTAAAGATAGCCGCAATTGAATTACGTGTCGCTGGTGGAAGCTTACAAAATTCTCTGGTTCAACGATTAGTTGGAAACTTTGGTCAAGAAAAAGGGCAAATTGTGCCATCACAGAAACTTCTGATGGACCTTCTGCATTATATCGAATTTCAGCTTCAATTGGAATCACCATTATCTCTAGATTTCTTCGATCCATCACAAGTAGAGATGGTTTTAGGACGATGTAGCGTACCAGTTACATTGATAGGGGGCCCTCGACTTATAGACATAAAAAAGTTACATTCTCTTATCACAGAAGAATTGGCTGTTACTCAAAGTAGTGCAACCGCGACTCAGCGTAATCTCATGCAACAAGAAGTACAGAAAATTTTGACATACGCTTTGAAAAAGAATCAAACAAAGCTTTTATCTTATGCCACTGTCAAATTCGTAGAGGGCTGGTGTCAAACAACAGAAATATTGTTCTGTGTTGCAACGAATCAACAACTTCCCACACCACAAAAACAGAATCTGCTGTTAAATTTATCACACGATTTGTTACAGAAAATGACGTCTTGCGAAGCTTTAAGCGAGATAAAGACCTTAGTATCTGGAACAGTTCTGATGTTACTTGTACATTTGCGAAATAGTTTCCTCACGCAAATAGATAACGAATCATTTCCTTCATCGCCCTCGAATACAACGATGATGAAGATCATTTTGAGTCATATCCTGCAATGGATTTTGAACGCAGGAGCTTCCTCACAGAAAGTAATAACCCATTTATATGCAGCATTGCTAAATTTCCTTTGTGTGGTCGGTTTAGAAAAATCAGAAAGTACGAACATCATTGATTTAATGTACGTTAGTCAATTAGATAGTTCAGTGAACAGAGTAATGCCTGTTCAAGAACGTTCTCATCGTTACGCGACGATACAAGTGATAAATAGCTTTGGAAATAAATTGATGGACATTTTATGCCATAATTGTTCAGGTGGTCATGATGTTTGTAAAATGTTAGCATTGTCCTGTCTAGATAAAATCTTGGAATTGGATTACGACAATGCCTGGATCATTTATTTAGCTAGCAGAGGATATTTAAAGCACATGATAGATAGTCTTTTAGAATCTGATAATATGTTACGGTGTATGCTACAACCCGAACCTGAGACGTTAAGACCACTATACTTGTATGAAGCAAAAATGGCAACATTTTGTAGAATGGCCTCCACAAGGTTGGGTGCTGAGAGTCTTTTAGAAAATAGGATCTTATCATGTATGTCAAATATGATTGTATTTGATCGACATCCCGATGTTCACATAGGATTTGAAGGAGGTGATTATTCTTTCATACCCTCTATTGGTCAGCGTTATCAGCAAATCTTCTTACCAGCTTTGTACCTTTGCGATGCTCTGCTTACTACTCTGGGAACAGAGAACCAGTCGTGTGCCATACAAGTTTGTGGCTTTCTACAGAGTCACGGAgatattgttaaaataatactacaaaaTGCCTTTTCAAAAGCAAATACACTTTTCTTGAAAGAGATTGCCTGTCTTACAGGAGTAATATCCCGATCTGCGAATATTGATATGTATAAACTGGTAGATGACGAATTGGCTAGATCTGAATTCGACGATTGTAAATTAGGAGACATTAGTGGCATGAGAGAACTTCGTGCTCATTTGTATGAATTACAAAGATTAATGTTGTCGCTGTTGTATAAATTTCAATTGCAACCCGCTCCTGTTCGTTTATGCCATGAGAAAACAGAAGCAAACCAGCAACATATTTCTTGCGTACAAATAGTTGCAAATATTATGCTATACACTCGTAATCAGATGCAACATAGTAGAATGGATCAAAAAATAAGGAATGTGCTGTTTGAGCCTCATTTAACATTGAAACCAGGAGGAAGAGAAAACAGAATGAAAGACACTTCTGGCGGAGTACATTTAGGAACGATCGTTGATCAACTTGTATCTGTTACGAATTTATTGCACACCGAATTACCTCACATTGATACTCTCATTAGTAAGTCGGCAGTGATAGGAGAAATGAGTACAACCGAATTGAAAGAATATATGTCCGAAGAGGAAGCGGAACTCGATGTGCAAAAGCAACGAATAATAGTGGAACAGCGATTGAATCGGTGGGTGAAAGAAAAACGTCAAACTATAAAGTATTGTTCTTTAATAATAGAACACGCATTATATATTCTGTGGAGCCATTTAGATTTCTATATGATACAAGTAATGTCACGATACAGCCGAATGCAAG TATCTCCAGCAGGTATAGATGAAGATATGGTAGCATGGAAAGCATCTTCAGAAACTTTAATGGAATTAAAACAAGGTCTTGTTTCTACATTTACAGATAACTTTATTACACAATTATTAGATACACATAACGAATATGCAAAAAATACGGTGGATCACAGCTTTGTTGAAGCCCTTGTTAGAAGAATTAAAAGGCTATTACAGTTTATAATTGTACAATAA